The following are encoded together in the Choristoneura fumiferana chromosome 4, NRCan_CFum_1, whole genome shotgun sequence genome:
- the LOC141427419 gene encoding fatty-acid amide hydrolase 2-B isoform X2, with protein MATLADNETIMLNGFMRWLLRFLVSLIAIGVRPLTYFLTIRRTRKCPPPTNPVLFKSATTLTGMIRNKQITSEEVVSAYIERCKEANPYLNAIVEPRYDQALREARSIDKMIASTDRTPEQLEKEYPLLGVPITVKESIAVEGMSNDCGNVRPSRVPAAKDAAIISLARAAGAIPIAVTNTPQYCMNWETYNNVTGLTMNPYDQKRTTGGSSGGEAALISSGASVMGVGSDIAGSLRLPPMFTGIFGHKPSPRLWSVEGHVPDCPEEEFEDYFALGPITRYAEDLGLLLKVLRQPGAPDVPFDKPVDISKLKFYYMEGDNSNVTNKIGSDVKKAMDKAKAYMKSTYNIEVKELKIKNMEHMWEISIRVLMNIRNVRNIFTHPEKREQWVSVWPEVLKKMVGLSDHNFTCVAYGPLQKFFDSLPKSYYTKLLAMFEEIKKDFETALSDDGVLLYPAFPYPADLHYRVYYKFLNCGYLTIFNALGLPATSCPIGQTDKGLPVGLQLVANKANDHLTIAVAKEFERAFGGWTPPNKELISV; from the exons atggcaacTTTAGCTGATAATGAG ACAATAATGCTGAACGGATTCATGCGATGGCTCCTCCGGTTCCTGGTCTCTCTCATCGCCATCGGAGTCCGACCCCTGACGTATTTCCTCACCATTCGGAGAACAAGGAAATGTCCGCCACCAACCAACCCCGTACTCTTTAAGTCTGCCACTACTCTAACTGGAATGATTAGAAATAAACAG ATCACCTCGGAAGAAGTAGTATCAGCCTACATAGAAAGATGTAAAGAAGCGAATCCCTACCTCAATGCTATAGTAGAGCCACGGTATGATCAGGCTTTGAGGGAAGCCAGGAGTATAGACAAGATGATAGCTTCTACGGACAGGACACCTGAGCAGCTGGAGAAGGAGTACCCATTGCTTGGAGTACCCATTACTGTGAAGGAGAGCATAGCTGTCGAAG GCATGAGCAACGACTGCGGCAACGTGCGCCCGAGCAGAGTACCTGCGGCTAAGGACGCCGCCATCATCAGCCTAGCCCGAGCGGCGGGCGCTATACCCATAGCTGTCACCAACACCCCGCAGTACTGCATGAACTGGGAGACTTACAACAATGTTACTGGGCTCACGATGAACCCTTACGATCAGAAGCGCACGACTGGCGGGTCTTCGGGTGGAGAG GCTGCCTTAATATCGTCTGGTGCTTCAGTTATGGGCGTGGGGTCCGACATCGCCGGGTCTTTGAGACTGCCGCCCATGTTCACGGGTATTTTCGGACATAAGCCCTCGCCTAGGTTATGGTCTGTTGAAG GTCATGTTCCAGACTGCCCAGAAGAAGAATTTGAGGATTATTTCGCCCTGGGACCTATAACACGATATGCTGAGGACTTGGGTTTGCTTCTTAAGGTTTTGAGACAGCCTGGAGCACCAGACGTGCCATTTGACAAGcct GTAGACATCTCAAAGTTGAAGTTCTATTACATGGAGGGAGATAACAGCAACGTCACTAATAAAATTGGCTCCGACGTCAAAAAAGCGATGGATAAGGCAAAAGCGTACATGAAAAGCACTTACAACATTGAAGTTAAAGAG CTCAAAATAAAGAACATGGAGCACATGTGGGAGATCAGCATACGAGTTCTGATGAACATCCGCAACGTTCGGAACATCTTCACCCACCCAGAAAAAAGGGAGCAATGGGTATCAGTTTGGCCTGAAGTACTGAAGAAAATGGTTGGTCTATCCGACCACAATTTTACCTGCGTGGCTTATGGACCTTTGCAGAAATTCTTCGACTCCCTACCAAAAAGCTACTACACCAAACTCTTGGCTATGTTTGAAGAGATTAAGAAAGATTTTGAG ACCGCGTTATCCGATGATGGCGTATTACTATATCCTGCGTTCCCGTATCCAGCTGATTTACATTACAGAGTTTATTACAAGTTCTTGAACTGCGGGTACCTGACCATATTCAACGCATTAG GATTGCCAGCAACATCGTGTCCCATAGGACAGACTGACAAAGGCTTACCGGTGGGTCTGCAGCTGGTGGCTAATAAAGCCAACGACCACCTAACGATAGCTGTTGCCAAGGAGTTCGAAAGAGCATTCGGTGGCTGGACTCCACCTAATAAAGAACTCATTAGTgtctaa
- the LOC141427419 gene encoding fatty-acid amide hydrolase 2-B isoform X1 — MNSIIVICTTFTNASINVCTRAFLLVLSACVYQSFVFSEVFLNSYKLVYPPYLAKPVGKGQYYVSSVVGGGMTVVATKTIMLNGFMRWLLRFLVSLIAIGVRPLTYFLTIRRTRKCPPPTNPVLFKSATTLTGMIRNKQITSEEVVSAYIERCKEANPYLNAIVEPRYDQALREARSIDKMIASTDRTPEQLEKEYPLLGVPITVKESIAVEGMSNDCGNVRPSRVPAAKDAAIISLARAAGAIPIAVTNTPQYCMNWETYNNVTGLTMNPYDQKRTTGGSSGGEAALISSGASVMGVGSDIAGSLRLPPMFTGIFGHKPSPRLWSVEGHVPDCPEEEFEDYFALGPITRYAEDLGLLLKVLRQPGAPDVPFDKPVDISKLKFYYMEGDNSNVTNKIGSDVKKAMDKAKAYMKSTYNIEVKELKIKNMEHMWEISIRVLMNIRNVRNIFTHPEKREQWVSVWPEVLKKMVGLSDHNFTCVAYGPLQKFFDSLPKSYYTKLLAMFEEIKKDFETALSDDGVLLYPAFPYPADLHYRVYYKFLNCGYLTIFNALGLPATSCPIGQTDKGLPVGLQLVANKANDHLTIAVAKEFERAFGGWTPPNKELISV, encoded by the exons ATGAACTCGATAATAGTAATATGTACTACATTCACGAACGCTAGTATAAACGTTTGTACGAGAGCGTTTCTACTAGTACTAAGTGCCTGTGTTTACCAAAGCTTTGTGTTCAGTGAGGTTTTCTTGAACAGTTACAAGTTGGTGTACCCTCCTTACCTGGCCAAGCCCGTTGGGAAAGGACAGTACTATGTGTCCAGTGTTGTTGGTGGTGGCATGACGGTTGTAGCCACaaag ACAATAATGCTGAACGGATTCATGCGATGGCTCCTCCGGTTCCTGGTCTCTCTCATCGCCATCGGAGTCCGACCCCTGACGTATTTCCTCACCATTCGGAGAACAAGGAAATGTCCGCCACCAACCAACCCCGTACTCTTTAAGTCTGCCACTACTCTAACTGGAATGATTAGAAATAAACAG ATCACCTCGGAAGAAGTAGTATCAGCCTACATAGAAAGATGTAAAGAAGCGAATCCCTACCTCAATGCTATAGTAGAGCCACGGTATGATCAGGCTTTGAGGGAAGCCAGGAGTATAGACAAGATGATAGCTTCTACGGACAGGACACCTGAGCAGCTGGAGAAGGAGTACCCATTGCTTGGAGTACCCATTACTGTGAAGGAGAGCATAGCTGTCGAAG GCATGAGCAACGACTGCGGCAACGTGCGCCCGAGCAGAGTACCTGCGGCTAAGGACGCCGCCATCATCAGCCTAGCCCGAGCGGCGGGCGCTATACCCATAGCTGTCACCAACACCCCGCAGTACTGCATGAACTGGGAGACTTACAACAATGTTACTGGGCTCACGATGAACCCTTACGATCAGAAGCGCACGACTGGCGGGTCTTCGGGTGGAGAG GCTGCCTTAATATCGTCTGGTGCTTCAGTTATGGGCGTGGGGTCCGACATCGCCGGGTCTTTGAGACTGCCGCCCATGTTCACGGGTATTTTCGGACATAAGCCCTCGCCTAGGTTATGGTCTGTTGAAG GTCATGTTCCAGACTGCCCAGAAGAAGAATTTGAGGATTATTTCGCCCTGGGACCTATAACACGATATGCTGAGGACTTGGGTTTGCTTCTTAAGGTTTTGAGACAGCCTGGAGCACCAGACGTGCCATTTGACAAGcct GTAGACATCTCAAAGTTGAAGTTCTATTACATGGAGGGAGATAACAGCAACGTCACTAATAAAATTGGCTCCGACGTCAAAAAAGCGATGGATAAGGCAAAAGCGTACATGAAAAGCACTTACAACATTGAAGTTAAAGAG CTCAAAATAAAGAACATGGAGCACATGTGGGAGATCAGCATACGAGTTCTGATGAACATCCGCAACGTTCGGAACATCTTCACCCACCCAGAAAAAAGGGAGCAATGGGTATCAGTTTGGCCTGAAGTACTGAAGAAAATGGTTGGTCTATCCGACCACAATTTTACCTGCGTGGCTTATGGACCTTTGCAGAAATTCTTCGACTCCCTACCAAAAAGCTACTACACCAAACTCTTGGCTATGTTTGAAGAGATTAAGAAAGATTTTGAG ACCGCGTTATCCGATGATGGCGTATTACTATATCCTGCGTTCCCGTATCCAGCTGATTTACATTACAGAGTTTATTACAAGTTCTTGAACTGCGGGTACCTGACCATATTCAACGCATTAG GATTGCCAGCAACATCGTGTCCCATAGGACAGACTGACAAAGGCTTACCGGTGGGTCTGCAGCTGGTGGCTAATAAAGCCAACGACCACCTAACGATAGCTGTTGCCAAGGAGTTCGAAAGAGCATTCGGTGGCTGGACTCCACCTAATAAAGAACTCATTAGTgtctaa
- the LOC141427419 gene encoding fatty-acid amide hydrolase 2-B isoform X3, protein MLNGFMRWLLRFLVSLIAIGVRPLTYFLTIRRTRKCPPPTNPVLFKSATTLTGMIRNKQITSEEVVSAYIERCKEANPYLNAIVEPRYDQALREARSIDKMIASTDRTPEQLEKEYPLLGVPITVKESIAVEGMSNDCGNVRPSRVPAAKDAAIISLARAAGAIPIAVTNTPQYCMNWETYNNVTGLTMNPYDQKRTTGGSSGGEAALISSGASVMGVGSDIAGSLRLPPMFTGIFGHKPSPRLWSVEGHVPDCPEEEFEDYFALGPITRYAEDLGLLLKVLRQPGAPDVPFDKPVDISKLKFYYMEGDNSNVTNKIGSDVKKAMDKAKAYMKSTYNIEVKELKIKNMEHMWEISIRVLMNIRNVRNIFTHPEKREQWVSVWPEVLKKMVGLSDHNFTCVAYGPLQKFFDSLPKSYYTKLLAMFEEIKKDFETALSDDGVLLYPAFPYPADLHYRVYYKFLNCGYLTIFNALGLPATSCPIGQTDKGLPVGLQLVANKANDHLTIAVAKEFERAFGGWTPPNKELISV, encoded by the exons ATGCTGAACGGATTCATGCGATGGCTCCTCCGGTTCCTGGTCTCTCTCATCGCCATCGGAGTCCGACCCCTGACGTATTTCCTCACCATTCGGAGAACAAGGAAATGTCCGCCACCAACCAACCCCGTACTCTTTAAGTCTGCCACTACTCTAACTGGAATGATTAGAAATAAACAG ATCACCTCGGAAGAAGTAGTATCAGCCTACATAGAAAGATGTAAAGAAGCGAATCCCTACCTCAATGCTATAGTAGAGCCACGGTATGATCAGGCTTTGAGGGAAGCCAGGAGTATAGACAAGATGATAGCTTCTACGGACAGGACACCTGAGCAGCTGGAGAAGGAGTACCCATTGCTTGGAGTACCCATTACTGTGAAGGAGAGCATAGCTGTCGAAG GCATGAGCAACGACTGCGGCAACGTGCGCCCGAGCAGAGTACCTGCGGCTAAGGACGCCGCCATCATCAGCCTAGCCCGAGCGGCGGGCGCTATACCCATAGCTGTCACCAACACCCCGCAGTACTGCATGAACTGGGAGACTTACAACAATGTTACTGGGCTCACGATGAACCCTTACGATCAGAAGCGCACGACTGGCGGGTCTTCGGGTGGAGAG GCTGCCTTAATATCGTCTGGTGCTTCAGTTATGGGCGTGGGGTCCGACATCGCCGGGTCTTTGAGACTGCCGCCCATGTTCACGGGTATTTTCGGACATAAGCCCTCGCCTAGGTTATGGTCTGTTGAAG GTCATGTTCCAGACTGCCCAGAAGAAGAATTTGAGGATTATTTCGCCCTGGGACCTATAACACGATATGCTGAGGACTTGGGTTTGCTTCTTAAGGTTTTGAGACAGCCTGGAGCACCAGACGTGCCATTTGACAAGcct GTAGACATCTCAAAGTTGAAGTTCTATTACATGGAGGGAGATAACAGCAACGTCACTAATAAAATTGGCTCCGACGTCAAAAAAGCGATGGATAAGGCAAAAGCGTACATGAAAAGCACTTACAACATTGAAGTTAAAGAG CTCAAAATAAAGAACATGGAGCACATGTGGGAGATCAGCATACGAGTTCTGATGAACATCCGCAACGTTCGGAACATCTTCACCCACCCAGAAAAAAGGGAGCAATGGGTATCAGTTTGGCCTGAAGTACTGAAGAAAATGGTTGGTCTATCCGACCACAATTTTACCTGCGTGGCTTATGGACCTTTGCAGAAATTCTTCGACTCCCTACCAAAAAGCTACTACACCAAACTCTTGGCTATGTTTGAAGAGATTAAGAAAGATTTTGAG ACCGCGTTATCCGATGATGGCGTATTACTATATCCTGCGTTCCCGTATCCAGCTGATTTACATTACAGAGTTTATTACAAGTTCTTGAACTGCGGGTACCTGACCATATTCAACGCATTAG GATTGCCAGCAACATCGTGTCCCATAGGACAGACTGACAAAGGCTTACCGGTGGGTCTGCAGCTGGTGGCTAATAAAGCCAACGACCACCTAACGATAGCTGTTGCCAAGGAGTTCGAAAGAGCATTCGGTGGCTGGACTCCACCTAATAAAGAACTCATTAGTgtctaa